The Maylandia zebra isolate NMK-2024a linkage group LG4, Mzebra_GT3a, whole genome shotgun sequence genome segment CAATACTCACTTAACAGATAGACAGTAGAATCTTCTTTAGTTTTGATTTAAATCAAGTGGCCTACACATTTGttaaatatacatattttttattgttcaaCACTTTACTGATATTTTGTTGTACTTTCTTTCATATTTAGAGACCTAAAGTTCTTGTGCAATTTTATGTGAAATTAGCCCCATGTACACTATTTTAGAACAAGACTGCTGCTGAAAAAACGCTAACAACTACTGGAGATGGTGACTTCTCCAGAGAGGAACCCAGCACTTCTAAGTTTGTGACTATGTCCAACCCAGAGTACATAGTCTTCACAGACAGTGAACTTGAGCAAGCTCGACATTCTTACTTTGAAAAGAAGCGGCTGGGGACAGAGTGTGCTGAACCTTTGTCAAAGGAACTCTTTTGTCGACTCGTAAGAAACACCATGACAAACATGATTTCGATAGCAAGAGCAGCTGACGACTCCAGATACCCCAGCAAACATGAGGTTGATGCCATGGCAAAGCGATTAATGGAGTACTACCCAATGCTTAAAGAAACGTGTGGTGAGTGGGTAAGTAGCATTTGCTCAATATCACTCTGTGTTAATCATGAGTGATGTATCTTATCATCTTTTAATTTTTACCGTTTGTACCTGTTTGGAGCATGTTGATAAAAAGCTAATGAAGAGACTCTCCAATGTCAAATGTCCAAGGAAAGACAAAAAACCTCCTGCGAAGAAGCCAAGAAAGGATGGGAATGAAAGCGTTGCAAAaagtgacagcagtggggagtcCAGTGCATCAACTATTATTCTAGATAAATCACCAGTTAGATCGATGGGCACCCCAGTGCACCACCAGGATGGCAGTGATGAAGAATGTAAGTATAATATGATGCACCCTCTTATTACAGCCTGAGTGTAAATGTGGTTTGGAcgatactttttgtttttttgttaaaaattctGCTAACAATGGAACACAATTACTTCACTGTTTATCTTGGAGTCTTTGTGTTCCATTTAATAGTGACAACTTCACAGGATTAATGAACAATTTTAAGATAGGTGGTTAGTTAATTTGTTGATCTaatttacagatatattttggtatttttgttttattgttttgcacCAATAACATATATATAAAACCTTACTGTGGCAATAAATGATTTGCACacctctgctctgtgtgtttagCTGGTTCAGCTGACTTCTTTGACAGCCAAAAGACCCAGGCAAGACACTACAATACACTTCAAGAAATATACAAgcccaaaaaaccaaacaaagctGCTGTTACCCAACTGCTGAACCTGGAGTTTGAGTCTAGAAGACAATTCATTAACTCTGATGCTATAAAGGAGcaggacagagcagtgaagatactAGAGGCATATCCTTGTTTCAGAGAACTGGATCATGTAAGCCGCACTTATTTCTTTTAGCCATCCTGTTATTCCTTTGGGGACATTTTGATATGATTTTCAAATTTCTTAAATACTGGCCCTCATGTTTAAATTGTTATCACTTATTGTCAAGACCAGATACAGAGCTAGACAGATCTATCTCAGTTGGGTTTCTGTCTGTATTTTTCAGGTCCTTGATGAGCTGCGGAGAATTATTCAACCATCCAACTTGAAATACATTTCTGAGATGAAGGATAGATGGGAAATCTTCTACTCGAAGGTGCAGTTTTATGGTGTCATGAAGAAAGTTATGAAGCCGCCAAAAACTTTGGATGGAGGTAATGCTACAGTATCTTGATTTGTCTACATTTATGCTTTGCAGATTACATTATTTGCAATGCTTAATGGTGTTGCCctgtcttatttttcttttttcaaaccaGTGGAacatgcagcagctgtgttcagAGCCCTTCCCGTGCTTTTCCCTTCCAGCACAGTACCACCTAAGAAGCTGGGCATCTGTAGTGAGGCTTTTTTCCATGTCCTAAAGGTAAGGCTGCAATATtctatgtgtatatattgttgAATTTTGCAGTtactcatgttttcattttatatattttactgtGGAGTCAGTCAAATATTCTTAAAGTTCAGATCCCCATAACATGTTGATATTAGTAAAACCTACAAAAAAAGTTGATCTATTTTAAACTCTAATGCAACTCAAAAATTGTGTTTCTTACAGTCTTGTTctaatcctctttttttctgtcatgtagACTTCAGAAGACCCTGAAGGCTACCTGCGTCAGCGACCCCTGGCTTGTCCAGTTCTGCTTGTCTCTGAAGGCAACTGCATGATAGCTGTTGGAACCACACCAGTGAGCACTTTTGACCGGAAGGATCTTAATGAGGGACTGCTCTATCTGATGGCATATTACTATGCCCTCCACCTCACATATCCAAAGTGCATTTCCACGCTGCTGTCTGTATTGCAAACTGAAATACTCAAAGACTCCATCCATGACCGAGATTCAACCCCTTCTTACAAGAAGGCGCTTGGTGAGTGGAAGTCATTCATTGAGTGAGTCTCTCAGATGACAGACTCCATCTGCCTTGTTTATCAGACTCAGTGTTGGTCagtgaggttgttttttttctctttagaaAAGTTGTTCAAATGTAAAacacatgtttgtttgtgtggtcGTTAAACTTGTTCTTCTAAAATGTTATGTAATATAGGATTTGAAATAGTGATTGTTTTAAGCTTCAGCAAAATTTATTTTTGATACCAGCCATGAGTGTGTTATACTGTTATTATTCATGTTAAGAGTATCTGGAATATGCACTTCTTATATTGGCCATGTTACACAGTACCCTGTTGAAATGTATAATTTTAGACATGATTCTCCTGGAACAGACCTCAGTGAGTTACTGACCCATTGCTGTGTCAATAAAAGCGCAAAAACTAAGAGTGCTTTTGCTGTCTTAATTTAAGATGAATTCCCTTATTTTTAGTAGCTTTTTGAAGAGATGGTGTCTTATTCTCAGGAATTTTTGCTGATTATTGTTCTCAGAGTCGAAACATAATTCTTATAGTTAGCTCAATCAAGAAAGAAACAATTCAGTTTTAAGAAAATTTGTCCTATAgtaaggtgttttttttatgtgaaaaatctaaattaagGTGTAGAATCTTAAAGTAAGCAAATAATTCTTGAAAACAGCTTGTTCAAGAAAGCATAATACTCATTTTAGGTACATATTTTCTAAATATCAAAGTGTCTTTT includes the following:
- the LOC143418443 gene encoding uncharacterized protein LOC143418443, which produces MLFIDYSSAFNTIIPSKLAMKLVDLGLGTPICRWILNFLTNRPQVVRVGKHTSSSLILNTGTPQGCVLSPLLYSLLTHDCVAKHVSNIIIKFADDTTIIGLITGNDETAYREEVMALYEWCLENNLTLNISKTREMIVDYRKRPVREHQPIHINGVKVERVSSFKFLGVNITEDFSWTLHTDAAIRKARQRLYFLRRLRKFGMHANITSNFYRCAIESLLTSCITVCPIAEANVGEDLLSSLSRDDIKDLFPGPEHFLRRRALWLAVHKCEENKTAAEKTLTTTGDGDFSREEPSTSKFVTMSNPEYIVFTDSELEQARHSYFEKKRLGTECAEPLSKELFCRLVRNTMTNMISIARAADDSRYPSKHEVDAMAKRLMEYYPMLKETCGEWHVDKKLMKRLSNVKCPRKDKKPPAKKPRKDGNESVAKSDSSGESSASTIILDKSPVRSMGTPVHHQDGSDEESGSADFFDSQKTQARHYNTLQEIYKPKKPNKAAVTQLLNLEFESRRQFINSDAIKEQDRAVKILEAYPCFRELDHVLDELRRIIQPSNLKYISEMKDRWEIFYSKVQFYGVMKKVMKPPKTLDGVEHAAAVFRALPVLFPSSTVPPKKLGICSEAFFHVLKTSEDPEGYLRQRPLACPVLLVSEGNCMIAVGTTPVSTFDRKDLNEGLLYLMAYYYALHLTYPKCISTLLSVLQTEILKDSIHDRDSTPSYKKALGEWKSFIE